A section of the Acanthopagrus latus isolate v.2019 chromosome 20, fAcaLat1.1, whole genome shotgun sequence genome encodes:
- the chmp2a gene encoding charged multivesicular body protein 2a, with amino-acid sequence MDFLFGRRKTPEEMLRQNQRALNKAMRELDRERMKLEQQEKKIIADIKKMAKQGQMDAVKIMAKDLVRTRRYVKKFIMMKANIQAVSLKIQTLKSNNSMAQAMKGVTKAMATMNRQLKLPQIQKIMMEFEKQSEIMDMKEEMMNDAIDDAMGDEDDEEESDAIVSQVLDELGLNLSDELSNLPTTGGSLSAAAGKKAEPQAALADADADLEERLNNLRRD; translated from the exons ATGGATTTCTTGTTTGGGAGAAGGAAAACTCCGGAGGAGATGCTGAGGCAGAACCAGCGGGCGCTCAACAAAGCCATGAGGGAACTGGACAGAGAGCGAATGAaactggagcagcaggagaagaagatcATCGCTGACATAAAGAAAATGGCCAAACAGGGACAAATG GACGCCGTCAAGATCATGGCCAAAGATTTGGTTCGCACACGGCGCTACGTCAAGAAGTTCATCATGATGAAAGCCAACATTCAGGCTGTCAGTCTCAAGATACAGACGCTCAAATCAAACAACAGTATGGCGCAGGCTATGAAGGGCGTCACCAAGGCCATGGCCACCATGAACAGACAG CTGAAACTTCCTCAGATTCAGAAGATCATGATGGAGTTtgaaaaacagagtgaaatCATGGACAtgaaggaggagatgatgaacGACGCCATCGATGATGCCATGGGCGATGAGGATGACGAAGAGGAGAG CGACGCCATCGTGTCCCAAGTGCTTGACGAGCTGGGCCTCAATCTGTCCGACGAACTGTCAA ATCTTCCAACGACAGGAGGAAGCTTGTCGGCAGCTGCAGGAAAGAAGGCCGAGCCTCAGGCTGCGCTGGCTGACGCAGACGCTGATCTGGAGGAGCGGCTGAACAACCTCCGGAGAgattaa
- the msl1b gene encoding male-specific lethal 1 homolog isoform X1, whose protein sequence is MTLRATLFPNTGFKQDADDIDFDKTRFGATTVSPLSLKRESCDFVIDVKNVQGGEIPSKSRDLDQNYMTSKVSLAATVSELVQGDNKTVGILSPVRQMGGEGTPVKGKPLSADTMDNPLMTVNNNPKDGGADDSVKGVVPGVLGTASIELSSEGKWRNIRKTPANPHTQANCLRQILLLQLDLIEQQQQQLQSKDKEIDELKADKETLLARIERMERRLQLTRKDPPRDKRLFQPLEPWTPDKEDMWDLDVEENPQPNQATPLPFSRGGKGQKRKTCFGDPKVQKSRGKSAKLSPQKPEIQPGSPNQRELRSKETPEKTVPLRSGAERDIMLPCKEEPELSCQIEDLPFMSTTEMYLCCWNQPPLSPLRETSPKKEEEVASEWTPHVVHDMLIVFPSWRENHIEPLNEEPSCNPAEPLDDNVFLKRHSKLELDEKRRKRWDIQRIREQRMFQRLQQRMNRKKVVPETEPELSSFYPDTEDVETIVITPFLPVVAFGRPLPKLAQQNFELPWLDDRSRCRIEVPKKHTPHRTCRK, encoded by the exons ATGACTCTGAGAGCCACACTGTTTCCGAATACAGGGTTCAAGCAGGACGCTGACGACATCGACTTTGACAAAACGCGTTTCGGGGCCACCACCGTGAGCCCTTTGAGCCTCAAGAGGGAGTCCTGCGACTTTGTTATAGATGTTAAAAACGTGCAGGGGGGCGAGATCCCGAGCAAATCAAGAGACTTAGACCAGAATTACATGACAAGCAAAGTTTCCCTCGCTGCCACGGTTTCAGAACTAGTTCAAGGTGACAATAAAACGGTGGGGATATTGTCCCCTGTCAGACAAATGGGGGGTGAGGGAACCCCAGTGAAAGGTAAACCCCTCTCTGCTGACACCATGGATAACCCTCTGATGACTGTGAACAATAACCCCAAGGATGGCGGTGCTGATGACAGTGTGAAGGGGGTCGTCCCTGGAGTCCTTGGCACCGCATCCATTGAACTCTCCTCTGAGGGCAAGTGGAGAAACATCAGGAAGACCCCTGCTAATCCCCACACACAGGCCAACTGCCTCCGGCAGATTCTCCTCCTCCAACTGGACCTCAttgaacaacagcaacaacagctgcagtCCAAGGACAAGGAGATAGATGAGCTCAAAGCAGACAAGGAGACT CTGCTTGCGCGCATTGAGCGCATGGAGCGTCGCCTGCAGCTCACCAGGAAGGACCCGCCGCGTGACAAACGCCTTTTCCAGCCCCTGGAGCCATGGACCCCTGACAAGGAGGACATGTGGGATCTGGATGTAGAGGAGAATCCACAGCCCAACCAAGCCACTCCACTCCCCTTTAGTCGGGGTGGCAAAGGTCAAAAGAG GAAAACTTGCTTTGGAGATCCAAAAGTCCAGAAATCACGGGGCAAAAGTGCCAAGCTTAGCCCCCAGAAACCTGAGATTCAGCCTGGCTCTCCCAATCAACGAGAGCTGCGCAGTAAGGAAACCCCAGAGAAGACCGTTCCTCTGAGGTCAGGGGCAGAAAGGGACATTATGCTCCCATGCAAAGAGGAGCCTGAGCTGAGCTGTCAGATTGAAGATCTTCCCTTCATGTCTACTACTGAGATGTACCTCTGTTGCTGGAACCAACCTCCTCTTTCCCCTCTACGGGAGACGTCCCctaaaaaggaggaagaggtggcCAGTGAGTGGACTCCTCATGTAGTACATGATATGCTGATTGTTT TTCCATCGTGGAGGGAAAATCACATAGAGCCCCTGAATGAGGAACCTTCCTGTAACCCTGCTGAG CCGCTGGATGACAATGTGTTCTTGAAACGCCACTCGAAGTTGGAGTTggatgagaagaggaggaaaag atgggACATCCAGCGAATCAGAGAGCAGCGCATGTTTCAGCGTTTGCAGCAGCGCATGAACAGGAAGAAAGTCGTCCCGGAGACTGAGCCAGAGCTGTCGTCCTTCTATCCTGACACCGAAGATG ttgAGACTATAGTGATCACTCCCTTCTTACCTGTGGTTGCATTCGGCCGGCCGCTGCCCAAACTGGCACAACA GAACTTCGAGCTGCCTTGGCTTGATGACCGAAGCCGATGTCGCATTGAGGtgcccaaaaaacacacacctcatcGGACCTGTCGGAAATAA
- the msl1b gene encoding male-specific lethal 1 homolog isoform X2, with protein MTLRATLFPNTGFKQDADDIDFDKTRFGATTVSPLSLKRESCDFVIDVKNVQGGEIPSKSRDLDQNYMTSKVSLAATVSELVQGDNKTVGILSPVRQMGGEGTPVKGKPLSADTMDNPLMTVNNNPKDGGADDSVKGVVPGVLGTASIELSSEGKWRNIRKTPANPHTQANCLRQILLLQLDLIEQQQQQLQSKDKEIDELKADKETLLARIERMERRLQLTRKDPPRDKRLFQPLEPWTPDKEDMWDLDVEENPQPNQATPLPFSRGGKGQKRKTCFGDPKVQKSRGKSAKLSPQKPEIQPGSPNQRELRSKETPEKTVPLRSGAERDIMLPCKEEPELSCQIEDLPFMSTTEMYLCCWNQPPLSPLRETSPKKEEEVAIPSWRENHIEPLNEEPSCNPAEPLDDNVFLKRHSKLELDEKRRKRWDIQRIREQRMFQRLQQRMNRKKVVPETEPELSSFYPDTEDVETIVITPFLPVVAFGRPLPKLAQQNFELPWLDDRSRCRIEVPKKHTPHRTCRK; from the exons ATGACTCTGAGAGCCACACTGTTTCCGAATACAGGGTTCAAGCAGGACGCTGACGACATCGACTTTGACAAAACGCGTTTCGGGGCCACCACCGTGAGCCCTTTGAGCCTCAAGAGGGAGTCCTGCGACTTTGTTATAGATGTTAAAAACGTGCAGGGGGGCGAGATCCCGAGCAAATCAAGAGACTTAGACCAGAATTACATGACAAGCAAAGTTTCCCTCGCTGCCACGGTTTCAGAACTAGTTCAAGGTGACAATAAAACGGTGGGGATATTGTCCCCTGTCAGACAAATGGGGGGTGAGGGAACCCCAGTGAAAGGTAAACCCCTCTCTGCTGACACCATGGATAACCCTCTGATGACTGTGAACAATAACCCCAAGGATGGCGGTGCTGATGACAGTGTGAAGGGGGTCGTCCCTGGAGTCCTTGGCACCGCATCCATTGAACTCTCCTCTGAGGGCAAGTGGAGAAACATCAGGAAGACCCCTGCTAATCCCCACACACAGGCCAACTGCCTCCGGCAGATTCTCCTCCTCCAACTGGACCTCAttgaacaacagcaacaacagctgcagtCCAAGGACAAGGAGATAGATGAGCTCAAAGCAGACAAGGAGACT CTGCTTGCGCGCATTGAGCGCATGGAGCGTCGCCTGCAGCTCACCAGGAAGGACCCGCCGCGTGACAAACGCCTTTTCCAGCCCCTGGAGCCATGGACCCCTGACAAGGAGGACATGTGGGATCTGGATGTAGAGGAGAATCCACAGCCCAACCAAGCCACTCCACTCCCCTTTAGTCGGGGTGGCAAAGGTCAAAAGAG GAAAACTTGCTTTGGAGATCCAAAAGTCCAGAAATCACGGGGCAAAAGTGCCAAGCTTAGCCCCCAGAAACCTGAGATTCAGCCTGGCTCTCCCAATCAACGAGAGCTGCGCAGTAAGGAAACCCCAGAGAAGACCGTTCCTCTGAGGTCAGGGGCAGAAAGGGACATTATGCTCCCATGCAAAGAGGAGCCTGAGCTGAGCTGTCAGATTGAAGATCTTCCCTTCATGTCTACTACTGAGATGTACCTCTGTTGCTGGAACCAACCTCCTCTTTCCCCTCTACGGGAGACGTCCCctaaaaaggaggaagaggtggcCA TTCCATCGTGGAGGGAAAATCACATAGAGCCCCTGAATGAGGAACCTTCCTGTAACCCTGCTGAG CCGCTGGATGACAATGTGTTCTTGAAACGCCACTCGAAGTTGGAGTTggatgagaagaggaggaaaag atgggACATCCAGCGAATCAGAGAGCAGCGCATGTTTCAGCGTTTGCAGCAGCGCATGAACAGGAAGAAAGTCGTCCCGGAGACTGAGCCAGAGCTGTCGTCCTTCTATCCTGACACCGAAGATG ttgAGACTATAGTGATCACTCCCTTCTTACCTGTGGTTGCATTCGGCCGGCCGCTGCCCAAACTGGCACAACA GAACTTCGAGCTGCCTTGGCTTGATGACCGAAGCCGATGTCGCATTGAGGtgcccaaaaaacacacacctcatcGGACCTGTCGGAAATAA
- the LOC119010108 gene encoding gastric inhibitory polypeptide gives MKMLSELLVICLLGVLHANALPEEMRRENPVAQGQKHAQIKRGNEDVQRVVRRYVESTIASEISQIMDLIQQRNFVNYLLSQRVGEKRKSATGGEHPKRRLYSNLLTLSLQEKQKRHV, from the exons ATGAAGATGCTGTCTGAACTCTTGGTCATCTGCCTGCTTGGAGTGCTGCATGCAAACGCTCTGCCTGAAGAGATGAG AAGAGAAAATCCAGTAGCACAAGGACAGAAACATGCACAGATAAAACGTggaaa TGAAGACGTGCAGCGTGTTGTGAGGCGATACGTTGAGTCAACCATCGCCAGTGAAATCAGCCAAATCATGGATTTAATACAGCAGAGAAACTTTGTCAACTACTTGCTCAGCCAGAGGGTGGGTGAAAAACGCAA GTCTGCCACTGGAGGGGAACATCCAAAACGACGTCTGTACAGCAACCTGCTGACACTCAGTCtgcaggagaagcagaagagacACGTTTAG
- the snf8 gene encoding vacuolar-sorting protein SNF8: MHRRGVGAGAIAKKKLAEAKYKERGNVLAEDQIVQMSKQLETFKSNLEEFASKHKQEIRKSSQFRVQFQEMCATIGVDPLASGKGFWSEMLGVGDFYYELGVQIIEVCLALKHRNGGLITLDELHQRVLKGRGKYAQDVSQDDLVRAIKKLKVMGNGFGMIPVGGSYLVQSVPAELNMDHTVVLQLAEKKGYVTVSEIKDSLKWEKERACHVLDHLLKEGLAWLDSQAAGESQYWLPALFSELTSRDVTPEEANQMTP, from the exons ATGCACCGGAGAGGTGTCGGTGCGGGAGCTATTGCCAAAAAGAAGCTGGCAGAG GCCAAATacaaggagagaggaaatgttCTCGCAGAGGACCAAATCGTCCAA ATGTCCAAGCAGTTGGAGACATTCAAGTCCAACCTGGAGGAATTTGCCAGTAAACATAAACAGGAAATCAGAAAGAGCTCACAGTTCAGGGTTCAGTTTCAGGAAATGTGTGCCACCATTGGAGTTGACCCACTTGCCT CTGGCAAAGGTTTTTGGTCTGAGATGCTTGGTGTAGGTGACTTCTATTATGAGCTCGGTGTGCAGATTATTGAAGTGTGTCTGGccctgaaacacagaaatggaG GGCTCATTACTCTGGATGAACTCCATCAGAGAGTACTGAAGGGACGAGGAAAATATGCTCAGGATGTGAGCCA AGATGACTTGGTGAGAGCTATAAAGAAGCTGAAGGTGATGGGCAACGGCTTTGGGATGATTCCTGTTGGTGGTTCTTACTTGGTGCAGTCGGTCCCAGCGGAGCTCAACATGGATCACACTGTCGTTCTACAGCTGGCTGAG AAAAAGGGCTACGTGACAGTGAGTGAGATCAAGGACAGCCTGAAATGGGAGAAGGAGCGGGCTTGTCATGTCCTG GATCACCTGCTGAAGGAGGGCCTGGCCTGGTTGGACTCTCAGGCAGCTGGAGAATCACAGTACTGGCTGCCCGCGCTCTTCTCTGAGCTGACCTCCCGTGATGTCACACCGGAGGAGGCCAATCAGATGACACCTTGA
- the calcoco2 gene encoding calcium-binding and coiled-coil domain-containing protein 2, with the protein MEDPTQAAAAAAESPTSTFSQVVFVDIPHSYPPSTNITCCYTLNAAFQPSPRDWVGIFKVGWSTTKDYHTFVWVEPCLDVVGQQTKSRQAVFRDYYLPKDEIEFYQFCYVDGTGQVRGASTPFCFRNPAERSMESSQDDELLVITTQEQLEQSGRMKAELQRELAQKMDENETLKRALEKEQQDAASLRGQIEDSEKEKSELGKELDHIKGENQDLRGNLQQQLKETDQFKELLAQMTKQMEERNAAEQRSASFSLDGASRQNEAQAKEKYDRAVVKINQLKEERGELRRKVDAQDDEIARLNSKIREDERELFKLNDSVQLLQVDVKSSEKEKERLLTDLQRLQGLVHDMDNMKRENLDLSRRLSQHEVVQTCQDDDLKGRCQALARQLQETQEKLAAEKEESRNIRSRGDFLERELHDIREQLEKQVSAHEEAQRMKTKFELMLREAHEAIADKDSLIEDNERMTKFLKEEKDEYARENQNLQNDIEELRRAYTELHAASPADTTYPHAQPGNNSPAGNTSFTSEQMETAGQAGDNLYENIEGVEEPEVEALVCRHCQESFPLITRQELEQHEQSHRICPFCTMICDNMEQSVFEDHVYGHEL; encoded by the exons ATGGAGGACCCcacacaggctgcagctgcagcagcagagtctcCAACATCCACCTTCTCCCAGGTGGTGTTCGTCGACATACCCCACTCATACCCACCTTCAACCAACATCACCTGCTGCTACACCCTCAATGCTGCCTTCCAGCCCAGCCCCCGAGACTGGGTGGGGATATTTAAG GTTGGATGGAGCACAACAAAGGATTATCATACCTTTGTGTGGGTGGAGCCGTGCCTGGATGTGGTGGGGCAGCAGACGAAGTCGAGACAGGCTGTTTTCAGGG ATTACTACCTGCCGAAGGATGAGATTGAGTTCTACCAGTTCTGCTACGTCGACGGCACCGGACAGGTCCGAGGAGCCAGCACTCCCTTCTGCTTCAGAAACCCAGCTGAGCGAAGCATGGAGAGCAGCCAGGACGATGAACTCCTGGTCATCACAACGCAG GAGCAGCTCGAACAGAGCGGCCGCATGAAGGCTGAACTGCAGAGAGAGCTGGCtcagaaaatggatgaaaatgaaaccttGAAGAGAGCTCTAGAGAAGGAACAGCAGGACGCCGCCAGCTTGAGG GGGCAGATTGAAGACAGCGAGAAAGAGAAGAGTGAACTGGGCAAAGAACTGGATCACATCAAGGGAGAAAATCAAGACTTGAGAGGCAacttacagcagcagctgaaggaaacaGACCAGTTCAAG GAGCTGCTGGCCCAGATGACAAAACAGATGGAGGAACGTAACGCTGCTGAGCAGAGAAGTGCAAGCTTCAGTTTGGACGGAGCATCAAGACAAAACGAG gcaCAAGCTAAGGAGAAGTACGACCGAGCTGTGGTGAAGATCAACCAGCTGAAAGAGGAGCGCGgtgagctgaggaggaaggtCGATGCTCAGGACGATGAGATTGCCAG gcTCAATTCCAAAATCCGAGAAGACGAAAGGGAACTGTTCAAACTGAACGACAGCGTCCAGCTTCTGCAG GTTGACGTTAAGAGCAgcgagaaagagaaggagaggctcctcaCAGATCTGCAGAGGCTGCAGGGCCTCGTGCACGACATGGAcaacatgaagagagagaacctGGATCTAAGTCGGAGGCTGTCGCAGCATGAGGTGGTGCAGACCTGCCAAGATGATGATCTGAAG GGGCGGTGCCAGGCTCTTGCCCGCCAGCTACAGGAAACTCAGGAGAAGTTGGCGGCTGAGAAGGAGGAGTCCAGAAACATCAGGAGCCGAGGCGATTTTCTGGAAAGAGAGCTGCATGACATcagggagcagctggagaaacagGTCTCAGCTCACGAGGAGGCCCAACGGATGAAGACTAAATTCGAG CTTATGCTCAGAGAGGCACATGAAGCGATCGCAGACAAAGACAGCCTCATAGAAGACAACGAACGCATGACGAAGTTtttgaaagaggagaaagacgaGTACGCCAGAGAAAACCAG AACCTCCAAAATGATATCGAGGAGCTGCGCAGAGCTTACACCGAGCTCCACGCAGCGTCCCCCGCTGACACAACATACCCTCACGCACAGCCTGGCAACAACTCGCCAGCTGGAAATACGTCTTTTACATCGGAACAAATGGAGACGGCTGGGCAGGCTGGTGATAACCTGTATGAGAACATAG AGGGTGTTGAGGAACCAGAGGTAGAG GCGTTGGTGTGTCGTCACTGCCAGGAGAGCTTCCCTCTCATAACCCGCCAGGAGCTTGAGCAGCACGAGCAGAGCCACAGAATCTGCCCGTTCTGTACGATGATCTGTGACAACATGGAGCAGTCCGTGTTCGAAGATCACGTCTACGGCCATGAGCTGTGA